In Lates calcarifer isolate ASB-BC8 linkage group LG21, TLL_Latcal_v3, whole genome shotgun sequence, a single window of DNA contains:
- the LOC108876157 gene encoding LOW QUALITY PROTEIN: cytochrome P450 2F2-like (The sequence of the model RefSeq protein was modified relative to this genomic sequence to represent the inferred CDS: inserted 2 bases in 1 codon; deleted 1 base in 1 codon) produces MEFSGTLILAGLIIXSLLWLFSLKSRRQVCLPPGPSGLPVIGNLHQLDKRAPFKTLLKLSESYGPVMTVYLGRQRVVVLVGYDAVKEALVDQGEDFTGRGPIPFLFKVTRGYGLAISNGERWRQLRRFTLTTLKDFGMGRKGMEEWIQEESKHLVARIDSTKAAPFDPTYFMSCTVSNVICCLVFGQRFSYDDEHFLHLLQIISEALKFGSSPWGQLYNVFPRLMEWLPGPQHTLFARIEELREFITKKIQEHGDTLDHSSPRDYIDCFLIRLSQEKHIPTTEFHYDNLVSTVLNLYLAGTETTSSTIRFALSVLIKYPKIQENMQKEIDSVIGQERCPYMEDRKSLPFTDAVLHEIQRLMDIVPMNIPHYAVQDISFRGYTIPKDTIIIPLLHSVLKEEKQWATPWSFNPQHFLDQNGNFKKNPAFLPFSAGKRACVGESLARMEIFLFLVSLLRNFTFSCSGGPDSIDLSPEFSSFANVPRRYQIIATPR; encoded by the exons ATGGAGTTTTCTGGCACGCTGATTTTAGCAGGGCTTATCAT GTCCTTACTGTGGCTGTTCAGCCTGAAGAGTCGTAGACAAGTTTGTTTACCTCCTGGACCCTCCGGCCTGCCTGTCATAGGAAACCTGCACCAGCTGGACAAAAGAGCACCGTTCAAAACTCTGCTaaag CTCAGTGAAAGCTATGGCCCGGTGATGACTGTGTATCTGGGCCGTCAGCGTGTCGTGGTTCTGGTGGGGTATGATGCTGTGAAGGAGGCACTGGTGGACCAAGGAGAAGACTTCACTGGCAGAGGACCCATTCCTTTCCTGTTTAAAGTGACCAGGGGCTATG GTTTGGCGATCAGTAACGGAGAGCGCTGGCGGCAGTTACGACGTTTCACACTCACAACTCTGAAGGACTTTGGAATGGGACGCAAGGGGATGGAAGAGTGGATCCAGGAAGAGAGCAAGCACCTGGTGGCCCGCATTGATAGCACCAAAG ctgcaCCTTTTGATCCTACCTACTTCATGAGCTGCACCGTGTCAAATGTCATCTGCTGCTTGGTGTTTGGTCAGCGCTTCAGCTATGATGATGAGCATTTCCTCCACCTTCTGCAGATAATCTCAGAAGCCCTGAAGTTTGGCAGCAGTCCCTGGGGTCAG CTGTATAATGTGTTCCCTCGGCTGATGGAATGGCTACCAGGTCCACAGCATACACTCTTTGCCAGAATTGAAGAGCTAAGGGAGTTTATTACAAAAAAGATCCAGGAACATGGGGACACGCTGGACCACAGCTCACCCAGAGATTACATCGACTGCTTCCTCATTAGACTCAGCCAG GAAAAGCACATTCCCACAACTGAGTTCCACTATGACAACCTGGTGTCAACAGTGTTGAACCTGTACCTGGCAGGAACAGAAACCACCAGCTCAACTATCAGATTTGCACTTAGTGTGCTGATCAAATACCCCAAAATACAGG AGAATATGCAAAAGGAGATTGACTCTGTGATTGGACAGGAGCGTTGTCCTTATATGGAGGACAGGAAGTCCCTCCCTTTTACAGACGCAGTTCTTCATGAAATTCAGCGTCTGATGGATATTGTCCCCATGAACATCCCTCACTATGCAGTTCAAGACATCTCTTTCAGAGGTTACACAATTCCCAAG GATACAATTATTATTCCCTTGTTGCACTCTGtgctgaaagaggaaaaacagtgggCAACCCCTTGGTCCTTCAACCCCCAGCACTTCCTGGATCAAAATGGAAACTTTAAGAAAAATCCTGCATTCCTGCCATTTTCTGCAG GAAAGAGAGCTTGTGTT GGAGAGTCCCTTGCACGCATGGAGATTTTCCTCTTTCTGGTGTCACTTCTGCGGAATTTCACCTTTTCTTGCTCTGGAGGACCTGACAGTATAGACCTCAGCCCTGAGTTCAGCAGCTTCGCCAATGTACCTCGCAGGTACCAGATCATTGCCACGCCACGGTGA
- the LOC108876159 gene encoding LOW QUALITY PROTEIN: cyclin-dependent kinase-like 1 (The sequence of the model RefSeq protein was modified relative to this genomic sequence to represent the inferred CDS: deleted 1 base in 1 codon) — protein MKTLSDSGQVTATTCPMEKYEKLAKIGEGSYGVVFKCRHRDTGQIVAIKKFVESEDDPVIKKIAFREIRMLKQLKHVNLVNLLEVFRRKRRLHLVFEFCEQTVLNELDKHPRGVPEAQLKSIVWQTLQAVNFCHKHNCIHRDVKPENILLTKTGVIKLCDFGFARILTGPEDDYTDYVATRWYRAPELLVGDTQYGPPVDVWALGCVFAELLHGNPLWPGKSDVDQLYLIRKTLGDLIPRHQQVFRSNVFFSGVSIPEPDTTEPLEKRFHGVSPHALQVMKSCLVMDPSLRLSCEELLELPYFQEEGGANWGRESERLGRRHDKGSRRRQAGAQYLPQLPNSNISPAPDVKKHVKHKYHLPNI, from the exons ATGAAGACGCTCTCAGACTCTGGACAG GTGACAGCTACTACCTGCCCAATGGAGAAATATGAAAAGCTGGCCAAAATTGGTGAGGGCTCCTATGGTGTGGTGttcaaatgcagacacagagatacTGGCCAGATAGTTGCCATCAAGAAGTTTGTGGAATCTGAAGATGACCCAGTCATTAAGAAGATAGCATTCAGAGAAATACGTATGCTGAAG CAGCTGAAACATGTGAATCTGGTCAACCTGCTGGAGGTCTTCAGGAGGAAAAGACGGCTCCACTTGGTGTTTGAGTTCTGTGAACAGACGGTCCTCAATGAGCTGGACAAACACCCTCGAGG GGTACCTGAGGCTCAGCTGAAAAGTATAGTGTGGCAGACTCTACAGGCTGTCAACTTCTGTCACAAGCACAAT TGCATCCACCGTGACGTAAAGCCAGAGAACATCCTCCTGACCAAAACCGGAGTCATCAAGCTCTGTGACTTTGGCTTCGCCCGCATTCTGA CGGGACCTGAGGATGACTACACAGACTACGTAGCGACCCGCTGGTACCGGGCCCCTGAACTGCTGGTTGGGGATACTCAGTACGGGCCTCCTGTGGATGTGTGGGCTCTGGGTTGTGTCTTTGCTGAGCTGCTCCATGGGAATCCACTCTGGCCAGGGAAGTCTGAC GTTGACCAGCTCTACCTCATCCGAAAAACTCTAG GTGACCTGATCCCACGTCACCAGCAGGTCTTCCGCTCTAACGTTTTCTTCAGTGGAGTCAGTATTCCTGAACCTGACACCACG GAACCCTTGGAAAAGCGCTTCCATGGAGTGTCCCCTCATGCCCTCCAAGTCATGAAG TCATGTCTGGTGATGGACCCCTCTCTCCGGCTGTCCTGTGaagagctgctggagctgcctTACTTccaggaggaaggaggagctAACTGGGGCCGTGAGAGTGAGCGCCTAGGAAGACGTCACGACAAAGGCTCCCGACGCAGACAGGCAGGG gCACAGTACCTGCCTCAGTTACcaaacagcaacatttcacCAGCACCAGACGTCAAGAAACACGTGAAGCATAAATATCACCTGCCCAACATTTAA